The Microlunatus antarcticus genome window below encodes:
- a CDS encoding helicase HerA-like domain-containing protein has protein sequence MTSGPGYVPPAASAPAADPIPAPAAAPPAPPAAPLSDAGRVIAQGYTFDEPSIQLGVLMEDGTAKPDAQVRIPLSMLNRHGLVAGATGTGKTKTLQLMAEQISAAGVPVFAADIKGDLSGIASPGQPSDKLLARTAKLGQDWHPQACPTEFFSLGGQGIGVPLRATMSSFGPTLLSKVLGLNDVQESSLGLVFHYADTAGLPLLDLKDLRAVLTHLTSDEGKGELKSIGGLSAATVGVILRSLITFSDQGADAFFGEPEFDTADLLRVTADGRGVVSLLELPNLQDRPAIFSTFLMWLLADLFHDLPEVGDVEKPKLVFFFDEAHLLFADASKAFLTAIAQTVRLIRSKGVGIFFVTQTPKDVPDDVLAQLGSRVQHQLRAHTPNDAKALKQTVATFPKSAYDLAEVLQQLGIGEAVVTVMDPDGAPTPVAWTRMIAPQSLMAPTPEDVLRPGVAQSALMGKYGQAIDRDSAQEMLSRKLEAGAAAAQQEQERAEQAKQREEAARQATKDQAAAERQQPRASQPRASSRQQKGMVEQIAGSTVFRQFARSAGREIVRGLFGAARKR, from the coding sequence ATGACCTCTGGTCCCGGCTACGTGCCGCCCGCCGCCTCCGCACCTGCCGCCGATCCGATCCCCGCTCCGGCGGCGGCCCCGCCCGCTCCGCCGGCCGCCCCGCTCTCCGACGCCGGCCGGGTCATCGCCCAGGGCTACACGTTCGACGAGCCGTCGATCCAGCTGGGCGTCCTCATGGAGGACGGCACCGCGAAGCCCGACGCGCAGGTCCGCATCCCCCTGAGCATGCTCAACCGGCACGGCCTCGTCGCGGGCGCCACCGGCACGGGCAAGACCAAGACGCTGCAGCTCATGGCCGAGCAGATCTCCGCCGCCGGCGTGCCGGTCTTCGCCGCCGACATCAAGGGCGACCTGTCCGGCATCGCCTCGCCCGGGCAGCCGAGCGACAAGCTGCTGGCGCGCACCGCCAAGCTCGGGCAGGACTGGCACCCGCAGGCGTGCCCCACCGAGTTCTTCTCCCTCGGCGGCCAGGGCATCGGCGTGCCGCTGCGCGCCACCATGAGCTCGTTCGGCCCGACGCTGCTGTCCAAGGTCCTGGGGCTGAACGACGTCCAGGAGTCCTCGCTCGGGCTCGTCTTCCACTACGCCGACACCGCCGGCCTCCCGCTGCTCGACCTGAAGGACCTGCGCGCCGTCCTCACCCACCTGACGAGCGACGAGGGCAAGGGCGAGCTCAAGAGCATCGGCGGGCTCAGCGCCGCGACGGTGGGCGTCATCCTCCGCTCGCTCATCACGTTCTCCGACCAGGGCGCCGACGCGTTCTTCGGCGAGCCCGAGTTCGACACCGCCGACCTGCTGCGCGTCACCGCCGACGGGCGCGGCGTCGTGTCCCTGCTCGAGCTGCCCAACCTGCAGGACCGGCCGGCGATCTTCTCCACCTTCCTGATGTGGCTGCTGGCCGACCTGTTCCACGACCTGCCCGAGGTCGGTGACGTCGAGAAGCCCAAGCTCGTCTTCTTCTTCGACGAGGCCCACCTGCTCTTCGCCGACGCGTCCAAGGCGTTCCTCACCGCGATCGCCCAGACCGTCCGGCTGATCCGCTCGAAGGGCGTCGGCATCTTCTTCGTCACGCAGACGCCGAAGGACGTCCCCGACGACGTGCTGGCCCAGCTCGGCTCCCGCGTGCAGCACCAGCTGCGGGCGCACACGCCGAACGACGCGAAGGCGCTCAAGCAGACGGTGGCCACGTTCCCGAAGTCGGCGTACGACCTGGCCGAGGTCCTGCAGCAGCTGGGCATCGGCGAGGCCGTCGTCACGGTGATGGACCCCGACGGCGCGCCGACGCCGGTGGCCTGGACGCGGATGATCGCGCCGCAGTCGCTGATGGCGCCGACGCCTGAGGACGTGCTGCGGCCGGGCGTCGCGCAGTCGGCCCTGATGGGGAAGTACGGGCAGGCCATTGACCGCGACTCGGCGCAAGAGATGCTCTCCCGCAAGCTCGAGGCCGGGGCGGCGGCCGCGCAGCAGGAGCAGGAGCGGGCCGAGCAGGCGAAGCAGCGGGAGGAGGCTGCGCGCCAGGCGACGAAGGACCAGGCCGCCGCCGAGCGGCAGCAGCCGCGGGCCAGCCAGCCGCGCGCCTCGAGCCGGCAGCAGAAGGGCATGGTCGAGCAGATCGCGGGCTCGACCGTGTTCCGTCAGTTCGCCCGTTCCGCGGGGCGGGAGATCGTCCGCGGTCTCTTCGGGGCGGCGCGCAAGCGCTGA
- a CDS encoding vitamin K epoxide reductase family protein, translated as MPEPSATLSDELADDPADLDTPGSAGRGVGLLMVVAGVLGLVAAMILTIDRFRLLEDPSTQLACNLSPFIACGPVMKSAAGALFGFPNPLLGIIGFSVVLTTGVVRSAGVALPRWYHRGLQVGVLLAAVFITWLQTQSLYVIGALCLWCMLVWSVTIPLVVVVTLENAATGRLGTGLQRLGTRLRPFAVTITGVWYLVVIAAIGLRFYREFALYWFGVAL; from the coding sequence GTGCCTGAGCCTTCCGCCACGCTGAGCGACGAGCTCGCCGACGACCCCGCCGACCTCGACACCCCGGGGTCGGCGGGGCGGGGCGTCGGCCTGCTCATGGTCGTGGCCGGCGTGCTGGGGCTGGTGGCGGCGATGATCCTGACCATCGACCGCTTCCGGCTGCTCGAGGACCCCTCGACCCAGCTCGCCTGCAACCTCAGCCCGTTCATCGCCTGCGGCCCGGTCATGAAGTCGGCCGCCGGGGCGCTCTTCGGCTTCCCCAACCCGCTGCTCGGCATCATCGGCTTCTCCGTCGTGCTGACGACGGGCGTCGTCCGGTCGGCCGGCGTCGCGCTCCCCCGCTGGTACCACCGGGGCCTCCAGGTCGGCGTGCTGCTCGCGGCGGTCTTCATCACCTGGCTGCAGACGCAGAGCCTGTACGTCATCGGCGCGCTCTGCCTCTGGTGCATGCTCGTCTGGTCGGTGACCATCCCGCTCGTCGTGGTCGTCACGCTCGAGAACGCGGCGACCGGCCGGCTCGGTACCGGGCTCCAGCGCCTCGGCACCCGGCTGCGACCGTTCGCGGTCACGATCACGGGCGTCTGGTACCTCGTCGTGATCGCCGCCATCGGCCTGCGCTTCTACCGCGAGTTCGCCCTGTACTGGTTCGGCGTCGCGCTCTGA
- a CDS encoding DsbA family protein translates to MAKRPDPAADDRRRQARAAQQAALARAKRRRTLTQLAIVGGVAVVVIAIVATAVVLGTRGRSTTVAGGSPVATGTTDLGGTSVPFAIGGDGGTANGVRVGSTDAKVSMDLWVDYSCPHCQEFEATNNATISSLVASGKLAVTYHNIQIVTDYGTEAGSASACMAVHDPSAWPAYNAALYVNHSQSTDGWGASDFARFAAANGGGDATQRCTTDGTYRDWITANTAASVKADVSGTPTMFIDGAKTDTLSGQALVDRVDSLASA, encoded by the coding sequence ATGGCCAAGCGCCCCGACCCCGCAGCCGACGACCGGCGCCGTCAGGCCCGCGCCGCCCAGCAGGCGGCCCTGGCCCGCGCCAAGCGCCGCCGTACGCTCACCCAGCTCGCCATCGTGGGGGGCGTCGCCGTCGTCGTGATCGCCATCGTCGCGACCGCCGTCGTCCTCGGCACCCGCGGCCGGAGCACGACCGTCGCGGGCGGCAGCCCGGTCGCCACCGGCACCACCGATCTCGGCGGGACCTCGGTCCCGTTCGCCATCGGTGGCGACGGCGGCACCGCGAACGGCGTCCGCGTCGGCAGCACCGACGCCAAGGTCTCGATGGACCTCTGGGTCGACTACTCCTGCCCGCACTGCCAGGAGTTCGAGGCCACGAACAACGCCACGATCTCCAGCCTCGTGGCGTCCGGCAAGCTCGCCGTGACCTACCACAACATCCAGATCGTGACCGACTACGGCACCGAGGCCGGCAGCGCGTCCGCCTGCATGGCCGTCCACGACCCGAGCGCGTGGCCGGCGTACAACGCGGCGCTCTACGTCAACCACTCGCAGAGCACGGACGGTTGGGGTGCGAGCGACTTCGCCCGGTTCGCCGCCGCGAACGGGGGCGGGGACGCGACCCAGAGGTGCACGACGGACGGCACCTACCGCGACTGGATCACGGCGAACACCGCGGCCTCGGTGAAGGCCGACGTCTCGGGCACCCCGACCATGTTCATCGACGGGGCGAAGACCGACACGCTGTCCGGCCAGGCCCTGGTGGACCGCGTCGACTCGCTCGCCAGTGCCTGA
- a CDS encoding copper resistance CopC family protein encodes MPRSTSSPPTPSRHRRVRAAAATLGVGLALALVASPAYAHDELRSSNPADGATVSTPPAQVVLTFEEAPVSLGAQVVVTGPDGTVSSGTPRLEGDDVIQDVQPSAPAGRYTIEWRVTSDDGHPVSGTLAFTAQAGAAGSSPSAQAATPAATPAPAEAPRREPLIPSWGWIAAGIIAIIAAIRLNRRSAALNKQQED; translated from the coding sequence GTGCCCCGATCCACCTCTTCTCCGCCCACCCCCTCCCGACACCGCCGCGTGCGCGCCGCCGCCGCGACCCTCGGCGTCGGCCTCGCGCTCGCCCTCGTCGCCTCGCCCGCGTACGCGCACGACGAGCTGAGGTCGAGCAACCCGGCCGACGGGGCGACCGTGTCCACGCCGCCCGCCCAGGTCGTCCTCACCTTCGAGGAGGCACCCGTGTCGCTCGGCGCCCAGGTCGTCGTCACCGGGCCCGACGGCACCGTCTCGTCCGGGACCCCGCGCCTGGAGGGCGACGACGTGATCCAGGACGTGCAACCCTCGGCCCCCGCCGGTCGTTACACGATCGAGTGGCGCGTGACGTCCGACGACGGCCACCCCGTCTCGGGGACCCTCGCCTTCACCGCGCAGGCCGGCGCGGCCGGCTCCAGCCCGTCCGCGCAGGCCGCCACGCCGGCGGCGACCCCCGCCCCCGCCGAGGCGCCGCGCCGCGAGCCGCTCATCCCGTCGTGGGGCTGGATCGCGGCGGGCATCATCGCGATCATCGCGGCGATCCGCCTCAACCGGCGCTCCGCCGCCCTGAACAAGCAGCAGGAGGACTGA
- a CDS encoding cytochrome c oxidase assembly protein: MATTTAPEVSVHAPERPVSGRLVLVGATAVSVVVALVLLGLNGSLTAPSRGLLDPGALVRFGLPAARAVQDVAASVMIGLLVLAAWAVAPDPGKSVDSLAGPRRTMVRGATASGLVWAGAALVVLVLTAADVSGYSPATSGFSLVFFSFTSQLELGRALLVSLLLVLLATVVSALATRVVAVAWAGAIGLLAILPLSLAGHAAGSANHMNAVDSLVLHLLGAVLWVGGLAALVLMGGRLGAQRDAVVRRYSTLAGVCFVVVAFSGVINAALRLGSFSGLATSYGLLVVGKVVALGLLGVAGFLHRRRVIPRLATDRTAFTRLAAVELLVMGATVGLAVALSRSAPPVPEAADDEDRIASLLGYPEPPPFTVGRYLTAFSPDLLWLVVAAAMLGLYGIGVARMVRRGDRWPLQRTAFWTIGTLALVFVTSGGPGVYGRLGFSLHMVQHMALMVAVPFLLVFGAPVTLALRAMHARKDRSLGPRETLLRLVHAPVLAFVANPVVAAALFTGGLTVFYYTPLFALALSTHTGHVLMTAHFLLTGYLFVWALVGVDPGPARPPYPFRLVILLVTLAFHAFFGIALMSGATLLAPRWWAALGRTDTVALIADQQRGGAIAWGAGDLPSLMLGVALLVGWIRSDRSETKRLDRQADRDDDAELKAYNANLARLTPQRPPEP, translated from the coding sequence GTGGCCACCACGACCGCACCGGAGGTCTCGGTGCACGCACCCGAACGGCCCGTCTCCGGACGCCTCGTGCTGGTCGGGGCGACCGCCGTGTCCGTCGTCGTCGCCCTCGTCCTGCTCGGTCTGAACGGGTCGCTGACCGCACCGAGCCGTGGCCTCCTCGACCCGGGCGCGCTCGTCCGTTTCGGCCTGCCCGCCGCCCGCGCCGTGCAGGACGTCGCCGCCTCCGTGATGATCGGCCTGCTCGTGCTGGCGGCCTGGGCCGTCGCGCCGGACCCGGGCAAGTCGGTCGACAGCCTGGCCGGCCCGCGCCGGACGATGGTCCGCGGCGCGACCGCCAGCGGGCTGGTCTGGGCGGGGGCCGCCCTGGTCGTGCTCGTCCTCACCGCCGCCGACGTCTCGGGCTACTCCCCGGCCACCTCGGGCTTCAGCCTTGTCTTCTTCTCCTTCACCTCCCAGCTCGAGCTCGGGCGGGCGCTCCTGGTCAGCCTGCTGCTCGTCCTGCTGGCCACCGTGGTGAGCGCGCTCGCCACCCGCGTCGTGGCCGTCGCCTGGGCCGGCGCGATCGGCCTGCTCGCGATCCTGCCGCTCTCGCTCGCGGGCCACGCGGCGGGCTCGGCCAACCACATGAACGCCGTCGACAGCCTCGTCCTCCACCTGCTGGGCGCGGTGCTCTGGGTCGGCGGCCTCGCCGCGCTCGTGCTCATGGGCGGTCGACTGGGCGCCCAGCGCGACGCCGTCGTCCGCCGCTACTCCACCCTCGCCGGCGTGTGCTTCGTCGTCGTGGCCTTCTCCGGCGTCATCAACGCGGCGCTCCGGCTCGGCTCGTTCTCCGGGCTCGCGACGTCGTACGGGCTCCTGGTCGTCGGCAAGGTCGTCGCGCTGGGCCTGCTGGGCGTCGCCGGGTTCCTGCACCGCCGCCGCGTCATCCCGCGCCTGGCCACCGACCGCACCGCCTTCACCCGGCTCGCCGCCGTCGAGCTGCTGGTGATGGGCGCGACCGTCGGCCTGGCCGTGGCGCTGTCCCGCTCGGCCCCGCCGGTGCCCGAGGCGGCGGACGACGAGGACCGCATCGCCTCGCTGCTCGGCTACCCCGAGCCGCCGCCGTTCACGGTCGGGCGCTACCTGACGGCCTTCTCCCCCGACCTCCTCTGGCTGGTCGTCGCGGCCGCCATGCTGGGCCTGTACGGCATCGGCGTCGCCCGGATGGTCCGTCGGGGCGACCGCTGGCCGCTGCAGCGCACGGCGTTCTGGACCATCGGCACGCTCGCGCTCGTCTTCGTCACCAGCGGAGGGCCCGGGGTCTACGGCCGGCTCGGCTTCAGCCTCCACATGGTGCAGCACATGGCCCTCATGGTGGCGGTCCCGTTCCTGCTGGTCTTCGGGGCGCCGGTGACCCTGGCCCTCCGCGCAATGCACGCCCGCAAGGACCGCAGCCTCGGCCCGCGCGAGACGCTGCTGCGCCTCGTGCACGCCCCGGTGCTCGCCTTCGTCGCCAACCCGGTCGTCGCCGCGGCCCTGTTCACCGGCGGCCTCACCGTCTTCTACTACACGCCGCTGTTCGCACTGGCGCTGTCGACGCACACCGGGCACGTGCTCATGACCGCCCACTTCCTGCTGACGGGCTACCTGTTCGTGTGGGCCCTCGTCGGCGTGGACCCCGGTCCGGCACGTCCGCCGTACCCCTTCCGCCTGGTGATCCTGCTCGTCACGCTGGCGTTCCACGCGTTCTTCGGCATCGCGCTGATGTCGGGGGCCACGCTGCTCGCGCCGCGGTGGTGGGCCGCGCTGGGGCGGACGGACACCGTCGCGCTCATCGCCGACCAGCAGCGCGGCGGCGCGATCGCGTGGGGCGCGGGCGACCTCCCGTCGCTGATGCTCGGCGTGGCCCTGCTCGTCGGCTGGATCCGCAGCGACCGCAGCGAGACCAAGCGCCTCGACCGGCAGGCCGACCGCGACGACGACGCCGAGCTCAAGGCCTACAACGCCAACCTGGCCCGCCTGACCCCGCAGCGTCCTCCCGAGCCATGA
- a CDS encoding OsmC family protein encodes MADHHYETRLTWADAAGTADYRTYAREHEVVALGRPVLVGSADKPFRGDPTRWNPELLLLAALSECHLLSYLSFCARAGVVVTAYADRATATMRQEGMGGRFTEAVLHPEVTVADASMLHEAEALHGPAHEACFIASSVSFPVRHEPKVVAA; translated from the coding sequence GTGGCAGACCACCACTACGAGACCCGCCTGACCTGGGCCGACGCCGCCGGGACGGCCGACTACCGGACGTACGCGCGCGAGCACGAGGTCGTCGCCCTCGGGCGCCCGGTCCTCGTCGGGTCGGCGGACAAGCCGTTCCGCGGCGACCCGACGCGGTGGAACCCCGAGCTGCTCCTGCTCGCCGCCCTGTCGGAGTGCCACCTGCTGTCGTACCTGAGCTTCTGCGCCCGGGCGGGGGTCGTCGTGACCGCGTACGCCGACCGCGCCACGGCCACGATGCGGCAGGAGGGCATGGGCGGCCGCTTCACCGAGGCGGTGCTCCACCCCGAGGTCACCGTCGCCGACGCCTCGATGCTCCACGAGGCGGAGGCCCTGCACGGCCCCGCGCACGAGGCCTGCTTCATCGCGTCCTCGGTCAGCTTTCCCGTCCGTCACGAACCGAAGGTGGTGGCGGCATGA
- a CDS encoding maleylpyruvate isomerase N-terminal domain-containing protein — protein MTAWTGPYAPTLLAFEEAAGAFVDLVAQVRGDWDRPGLGVWDLRSLVGHTTRALVTVTTYLDRPATTEDLTSPAAYLVGSGSVDPGLVAGRGQQAGVDLGSEPAARVAEAAARALARVREADPEALVETVNGGMRVGTYLPTRTFELVVHTADVAAALGLDADVPPAALREAAALATQVVLEQGRGQDLLLTLTGRADWPADLVVIR, from the coding sequence ATGACCGCCTGGACCGGCCCGTACGCCCCGACCCTGCTCGCCTTCGAGGAGGCCGCGGGAGCGTTCGTCGACCTGGTCGCCCAGGTCCGCGGCGACTGGGACCGACCGGGGCTGGGGGTCTGGGACCTGCGCTCGCTCGTCGGCCACACCACCCGGGCCCTCGTCACGGTGACGACCTACCTCGACCGTCCCGCCACGACGGAGGACCTGACGTCGCCCGCCGCGTACCTGGTCGGCAGCGGGTCGGTGGACCCCGGGCTCGTCGCGGGACGCGGCCAGCAGGCCGGGGTCGACCTCGGGTCCGAGCCGGCCGCGCGGGTCGCTGAAGCCGCTGCCCGAGCGCTGGCGCGGGTGCGCGAGGCCGACCCGGAGGCCCTGGTCGAGACGGTCAACGGCGGGATGCGCGTGGGGACCTACCTGCCGACGCGCACGTTCGAGCTGGTCGTCCACACCGCTGACGTCGCCGCCGCCCTGGGTCTCGACGCCGACGTGCCGCCCGCCGCCCTGCGCGAGGCGGCCGCGCTGGCGACGCAGGTCGTGCTCGAGCAGGGCCGCGGCCAGGACCTGCTGCTCACCCTGACCGGCCGGGCCGACTGGCCCGCCGACCTGGTGGTGATCCGCTAG